One genomic region from SAR92 clade bacterium H455 encodes:
- the flgL gene encoding flagellar hook-associated protein FlgL, whose product MKVSTSQIFERAMTQMSNQQAKVADLQSKLATGQQITRPSDDPEKAGVIQRLTSANQRLEGYQNNLTALNSRLGTEEGALKSSENILQRMRELAVQASSDSFSPADREIIATEASALRDQLVSLANSADASGNYVFAGAMTSTVPFAENAEGETVYQGDNSRMLVDVSDQRQLALNKPGNEVFSSVVRETSNGTFERVGFFAIIDDFTAALENNDTDQIGASLGEISDLTQGMAMAMADVGSRMTTAQSQVDALTETKVRYQALLSAAQDLDYTSAITQLTSEIMSLEAGQSSFMKISQLSLFDYIR is encoded by the coding sequence ATGAAAGTCTCCACCAGCCAGATTTTTGAACGCGCCATGACGCAGATGTCGAATCAGCAGGCTAAGGTCGCTGATCTACAGTCGAAGTTGGCCACCGGCCAGCAAATTACGCGACCAAGTGACGATCCGGAAAAGGCTGGTGTGATCCAGCGACTCACCAGCGCTAACCAACGATTAGAAGGGTATCAGAATAATCTCACAGCACTTAATAGCCGCTTGGGCACAGAAGAGGGCGCTCTGAAGTCCTCAGAAAATATCTTACAGCGTATGCGTGAGTTAGCAGTGCAAGCTAGCAGTGACAGTTTTTCGCCAGCGGACAGAGAGATTATTGCCACCGAGGCCAGCGCACTGCGTGATCAATTAGTCTCTCTGGCCAATAGTGCTGATGCCTCGGGAAATTATGTCTTTGCCGGCGCGATGACGTCAACTGTGCCCTTTGCTGAGAATGCAGAGGGTGAAACCGTGTACCAGGGCGATAATAGTCGCATGCTGGTGGATGTTTCGGATCAGCGACAACTTGCGCTCAATAAGCCGGGCAATGAGGTCTTTTCCAGCGTTGTTCGAGAAACTAGTAATGGCACCTTTGAACGAGTTGGCTTCTTTGCCATTATTGATGATTTTACCGCCGCCCTAGAAAATAACGATACAGATCAGATTGGGGCAAGCCTCGGCGAAATTAGCGATTTGACACAGGGAATGGCTATGGCTATGGCCGATGTGGGCAGCCGCATGACTACAGCACAATCTCAAGTAGACGCTCTTACCGAGACTAAAGTTCGCTACCAGGCATTGCTCTCAGCGGCTCAGGATTTGGATTATACCTCGGCGATTACTCAGCTCACTTCAGAGATTATGTCTCTGGAGGCAGGGCAGAGTAGCTTTATGAAAATTTCACAATTAAGTTTGTTCGACTACATCCGATAA
- a CDS encoding rod-binding protein, producing MTDISQSAKSYLDFAGLGDLKARAKREDAGAAQEVGEQFEAMFIQMIFKSMREANAVLKSDLMGSASQDTFEQMYHEELAQVMAQKGTFGMGKWLSDQVQGTSPSTSSGTSPSKAIAAYEQMPSTALPLQNTPAKPMAIDRGDVKTSIPLTGRR from the coding sequence ATGACCGACATTAGCCAGTCAGCTAAAAGCTACCTGGATTTCGCCGGCCTTGGGGATCTCAAGGCGCGAGCCAAGCGAGAAGACGCTGGCGCTGCCCAGGAAGTGGGCGAGCAGTTTGAAGCTATGTTTATCCAAATGATTTTTAAGTCCATGCGTGAGGCCAATGCGGTATTGAAAAGTGACCTAATGGGCTCGGCTAGCCAGGATACTTTCGAGCAGATGTATCATGAAGAGCTGGCTCAGGTTATGGCGCAGAAGGGCACCTTTGGCATGGGTAAGTGGCTCAGTGATCAGGTGCAGGGCACCTCTCCTAGCACTTCATCGGGTACGTCACCGAGCAAGGCAATAGCAGCCTATGAACAGATGCCATCGACTGCCCTGCCGCTGCAAAATACACCGGCTAAGCCCATGGCAATTGATCGCGGCGACGTTAAAACCTCTATTCCACTGACTGGGCGACGCTGA
- a CDS encoding sulfotransferase, which translates to MSGQLEPKIKKAALLTLLRQYDEAEAILTEILQLDPLNKATINGLKILFSEKIKSPKPAKPLPDKTFMPAHIAFENGHYNQSIEICNSLIKIYPNSKLLVNLAGVASTRLGLLDQAIVYYNRAIQIDPSFAVAHNNKGASLKDKEDLEPALHSYKEAIRLEPEYAEAHSNMGAVLGSLGEHQEALKSFSKALKLKPKFPDALNNKGIVLAAIGDNEAAIEAFSTAIQLHPNYAEAHLHKANSYTHLGDNKMALEFYTKAARLNPRLSPAHLGICQSKKIEVDDPQINIMTALLDDLVLPNKDKANLNFALANVHEGLHNYALAFEFYAAGNRLKKKESQYTIVTDQTLFSAIKPIFKKGPPKLSYGRDLEQKAKSVPIFILGMPRSGSSLVEQIISSHSKVFGAGELESLAKSIKNINWDTQSLSKQQLHSCRNDYLEALGQLSEKEFITDKMPVNFRWIGFILAAIPEAKIINIQRDKLATCWSIYKHNFSSTGNGYANDLNDISAYYDLYTDLMEFWRSLYPNSIYDLDYEKLTENQTEETQKVLNYIGVEWEDACVDFHQNKRAVSTSSARQVRKKMYQNSSQQWRKFENQILPILGLVSKEVTQLPVMKNMDPPQELILPIVKMFESEDNEGALKALNHLLERYPQSSVLLNNKGLVLAKKLRRYDEALDCLNKALEINPLLADAHNSLAVMYKEIGDIALAEQSVRTALSIKEDYPEAHNLLGIVLKAKGDSNGAAESYKRAIEIAPEFAIGHRHLSSVKKYSSFDNQCEQMQRLLDNPSAPECDKIDLNFALGKAYEDIKDYNRAFDHFVEGNRLRKSELNYDLQSDKKLFSGVLQTFMGNVPSLLPGEDFENEISQTPIFILGMPRSGSTLAEQILSSHSKVFGAGELNTLNDCIKTLDWQGITLSKKQLQQVRSYYLENTAGISNLPYVTDKMPLNFRWTGLILSAIPEAKIIYTVRDARATCWSIFKTYFASNGNGFSHDLADLEHYQKMQVDLMGFFKAKYPGRIFELNYETLTENQEQETRKLLDYVGLDWEQRCMDFHKNKRAVLTASNNQVTQKLYKNSSEAWRNYEKNLTDFF; encoded by the coding sequence ATGTCCGGACAGTTAGAACCGAAAATTAAAAAAGCCGCCTTACTAACACTGCTAAGACAGTATGATGAGGCTGAAGCTATACTAACTGAAATTTTACAATTGGATCCTTTAAACAAAGCGACTATTAACGGCTTAAAAATACTTTTTTCTGAAAAAATAAAAAGTCCGAAACCTGCCAAACCGCTGCCAGACAAAACATTTATGCCAGCGCATATCGCGTTTGAAAACGGGCATTATAATCAATCCATTGAAATCTGTAATAGCCTGATTAAAATCTATCCAAACTCGAAATTGTTAGTCAATCTCGCTGGCGTTGCTAGCACCAGATTGGGACTGTTAGATCAAGCAATCGTTTATTACAATAGAGCTATCCAAATTGATCCAAGTTTTGCCGTGGCACACAATAATAAAGGTGCTAGTTTAAAAGACAAAGAGGATCTTGAACCTGCTCTGCATAGCTACAAAGAAGCAATTAGACTTGAGCCGGAATATGCCGAAGCACATAGCAATATGGGTGCTGTATTGGGCTCTCTAGGAGAACACCAAGAAGCATTAAAAAGCTTTTCCAAAGCGCTAAAATTAAAACCCAAATTTCCAGACGCGCTGAACAATAAAGGTATTGTCCTGGCCGCGATCGGTGACAACGAGGCGGCTATTGAAGCCTTTTCCACTGCGATACAGCTGCACCCAAACTATGCCGAGGCCCATCTTCATAAAGCCAATTCATATACCCATCTTGGCGATAATAAAATGGCACTTGAGTTTTACACTAAGGCCGCGCGTTTGAATCCGCGGTTATCCCCTGCGCATCTTGGTATTTGCCAATCTAAGAAAATTGAAGTCGATGACCCACAAATTAACATAATGACTGCTCTGCTAGATGATCTAGTGTTGCCGAATAAAGACAAAGCAAATCTCAATTTTGCACTCGCGAATGTTCATGAGGGATTACATAATTACGCCTTGGCATTTGAATTTTATGCTGCAGGGAACAGACTCAAGAAAAAAGAAAGTCAGTATACTATCGTCACGGACCAAACCCTTTTCTCGGCGATTAAACCTATATTCAAAAAGGGTCCTCCAAAGCTTAGTTATGGCAGAGATTTAGAGCAGAAAGCAAAGAGTGTTCCGATTTTTATTCTCGGCATGCCGAGATCAGGCTCATCATTGGTAGAGCAGATAATATCGAGCCACTCTAAGGTCTTTGGTGCTGGCGAACTAGAGTCCCTAGCAAAATCGATCAAAAATATAAATTGGGACACCCAGTCACTCTCCAAACAACAGCTGCACAGTTGTCGTAATGACTATCTTGAAGCTCTTGGCCAACTTTCTGAGAAAGAATTTATTACCGACAAGATGCCAGTAAACTTTCGCTGGATTGGATTTATTCTCGCAGCTATTCCAGAGGCGAAAATAATCAATATACAAAGGGATAAATTGGCTACATGTTGGTCCATTTATAAGCATAACTTCTCTTCTACTGGCAATGGCTATGCTAATGATCTGAATGATATTAGTGCCTATTACGATCTATACACTGATCTGATGGAATTTTGGCGCTCGCTATATCCCAATTCCATTTACGACTTAGACTATGAAAAACTGACTGAAAACCAAACTGAAGAAACACAAAAAGTGCTTAATTATATCGGCGTTGAATGGGAAGACGCCTGCGTTGATTTCCATCAGAATAAACGAGCGGTATCTACTAGCTCTGCTCGTCAGGTACGTAAAAAAATGTATCAAAATAGTTCGCAGCAATGGCGTAAATTTGAAAACCAAATTTTACCAATTCTTGGATTGGTCTCCAAAGAAGTAACTCAGCTGCCTGTTATGAAAAATATGGATCCACCACAAGAATTGATACTGCCAATTGTTAAAATGTTCGAGAGTGAGGACAACGAAGGTGCACTCAAGGCATTAAATCACCTGCTTGAGCGCTATCCACAATCGTCAGTTTTATTGAATAACAAAGGTTTAGTGTTAGCCAAAAAACTGCGTCGCTATGACGAGGCGCTAGACTGCCTAAATAAAGCGCTGGAAATCAATCCTTTGCTGGCGGATGCCCACAACAGTCTAGCGGTTATGTATAAGGAGATAGGCGATATAGCACTCGCTGAACAGTCTGTTCGAACGGCGTTGTCTATCAAAGAAGATTATCCAGAGGCACATAATTTATTAGGCATTGTTTTGAAGGCAAAAGGCGACTCCAACGGAGCGGCAGAGAGCTACAAAAGGGCGATTGAAATAGCCCCCGAATTTGCTATCGGTCACCGACATCTTTCTTCGGTTAAAAAATACAGCTCTTTTGATAACCAATGTGAACAAATGCAGCGACTTTTGGATAATCCCTCAGCGCCTGAATGCGACAAAATCGATCTCAATTTTGCCTTGGGAAAAGCCTATGAGGACATCAAAGACTACAACAGGGCCTTTGACCATTTTGTTGAAGGCAACAGGCTCAGGAAAAGCGAGCTAAACTATGACCTTCAGTCAGACAAAAAGCTTTTTTCTGGCGTTCTGCAGACCTTTATGGGAAATGTGCCAAGCTTATTACCCGGAGAGGATTTCGAGAATGAGATAAGCCAGACACCGATTTTTATTCTCGGAATGCCGAGATCTGGTTCAACTCTTGCAGAACAAATTCTCTCGAGCCACTCGAAGGTGTTCGGTGCCGGTGAATTAAATACCCTAAATGACTGTATTAAGACCTTAGATTGGCAGGGTATAACGCTGTCCAAAAAGCAGTTGCAACAGGTCAGGTCTTATTACCTTGAAAACACGGCTGGAATTTCAAATTTGCCTTACGTAACAGATAAAATGCCGCTCAATTTTCGCTGGACGGGGCTTATTTTATCGGCAATTCCTGAAGCGAAAATAATCTATACAGTTCGCGATGCCAGAGCCACATGCTGGTCAATTTTTAAGACCTACTTCGCGTCTAACGGTAATGGATTTTCCCATGACCTAGCTGACCTGGAGCATTATCAGAAGATGCAGGTGGATCTTATGGGGTTTTTTAAGGCCAAGTATCCGGGACGAATATTTGAACTTAACTATGAAACATTGACTGAAAATCAAGAACAGGAGACACGAAAGTTGCTTGATTATGTGGGCCTTGACTGGGAACAGAGATGCATGGACTTTCATAAAAACAAGCGTGCGGTACTTACTGCATCGAATAATCAAGTGACACAAAAGCTCTATAAAAACAGCTCTGAAGCTTGGCGTAATTATGAGAAAAACCTAACAGATTTCTTTTGA
- a CDS encoding flagellar basal body P-ring protein FlgI: MLKSAILKLKCLILLSALIAPAVSADRIKDLTDVAGVRSNQLVGFGLVVGLQGTGDGKDLPLSAQSLKTLLSGLGVSVDGPVSDFDLGDAMASLASQNAQKEMKLENVAAVMVTAEMPAFAKPGQRIDINVSAIGVADSLRGGNLIMTQLRGVDGNTYALAQGAMTVTGISEDAAGSSVTIGVPTSGRIPNGATVERLVETPFDSSEYIVLNVKDNDFSTSNAITQVINTTFGAGVASALDAVSIAVMAPADSSQRVAFMSMIENLDVTPGEPPARVVINSRTGTAVINRNVRVNAVAVTHGTISVRISATNEISQPNAFGDGVTAGVTNADIDVEEPNNRMFLFQPGVDLREIVDAVNQVGATPSSLIAILEALKSSGSLRAELVVI, translated from the coding sequence ATGTTAAAGAGCGCGATTTTAAAACTAAAATGTTTGATTCTATTGAGCGCACTGATCGCCCCGGCTGTCAGCGCCGACCGTATCAAAGATCTCACCGATGTCGCTGGCGTACGCTCGAACCAGCTCGTCGGTTTTGGACTGGTTGTGGGTCTGCAGGGCACTGGCGATGGCAAGGATCTACCACTCTCTGCACAGAGCCTTAAAACCCTGTTATCCGGTTTGGGTGTCAGTGTCGACGGTCCCGTTAGTGACTTCGATTTGGGGGATGCCATGGCTTCTTTAGCTTCGCAGAACGCCCAGAAAGAAATGAAATTAGAGAATGTTGCCGCAGTAATGGTCACCGCTGAAATGCCGGCTTTTGCCAAGCCCGGTCAGCGCATTGATATTAATGTCTCGGCCATTGGGGTTGCCGACAGCCTGCGTGGCGGCAATCTAATCATGACTCAGTTGCGCGGTGTCGATGGCAATACTTATGCTTTGGCCCAGGGCGCGATGACCGTCACCGGTATCTCCGAAGATGCAGCAGGCAGCAGCGTCACTATTGGTGTGCCCACCTCTGGTCGTATCCCCAATGGCGCCACAGTTGAACGCTTAGTGGAAACGCCTTTCGACAGTTCGGAATATATTGTGCTGAATGTGAAAGACAATGATTTCTCTACCTCCAATGCGATTACCCAGGTCATTAATACTACCTTTGGTGCCGGCGTTGCCAGTGCCCTGGATGCGGTCTCTATCGCCGTGATGGCACCGGCAGATTCCTCTCAGAGGGTCGCCTTTATGAGCATGATTGAAAACCTCGATGTCACTCCTGGCGAACCACCGGCTCGGGTAGTGATTAATTCGCGTACCGGCACTGCCGTGATCAACCGCAATGTCCGCGTCAATGCAGTGGCCGTTACTCACGGCACCATCTCGGTACGTATTTCGGCAACCAATGAAATCAGTCAGCCCAATGCTTTTGGTGATGGCGTGACCGCCGGTGTGACCAATGCGGATATAGATGTGGAAGAGCCAAATAATCGCATGTTTTTATTCCAGCCCGGTGTGGATCTGCGTGAAATCGTCGATGCGGTCAACCAGGTTGGGGCAACACCTTCTTCATTGATTGCGATTCTCGAAGCGCTTAAAAGCTCCGGTAGTCTGCGCGCTGAATTGGTTGTGATTTAA
- the flgK gene encoding flagellar hook-associated protein FlgK produces the protein MADILSIGAGATQLYRQALSTVSNNIANLNTEGYSRQVSETSENVPSQQGTVFVGSGARLDNIQRAYDEFAESSLRDSGSKLSNQQPLIDYANRVVDIMGSEASGLSSAMDKFFAAASALSADPASINLRSSFLRDAEGMASRFRELSDQLSAVELETRESIETQVNQLNSLSEKLAFVNKELNKKLSLSSQPPMMLDQRDQLLREMSAVTKIHVTEAVSGQVTVRLASSAGSVITDAKMHYDLGTSFDDNDPGRVDLIVEPYGDSRVASTVTNGKLGGLMNFRTQTLAPAMDSFDFLAQTLVAEVNQIHSAGLDGRGEAGGDLFAIDLDFMVAAPAGNANAAIAIEVIDGEEFDNAPFEITWSSEQNSWLVENQSSGAVTVAEPGFASFSYAGLSITVGDQPVDGETYRIDARERPAGGMRLLVTDPLDVAAADTMRAMSDAANIGEARVSLEYSATPAFNGFDYGDSILSLGNNPSSAAGETVSGSYLTPAFVIPKGVDSAALILEVDSGSDLSFQVMTSDGVHVLGQSIDSSTQAILMSSDSGFRDDSSYSDSYLNATGSAAYLGLDLTYGFLARDVERNEWRVDDNGISSESTTTTLSATATSADVLLQSNDSSVTVDLISANALVLNDYSMAALELEAGAVSSAVLMATWINAATDSAGVTAKATNLITIEEDSVDFTQQVNINGVLIGDGTPLTSVRELANAINEQTDNTNVMANITYDGKLEITNARGYEGENITLSNPDSTSSDNALGQSNKIFVGQLQLEADQEIRFTFGDDGLPKDLAVLGLRTGIYVEGTVTEDLAVFVTGSDSGSVAAGFSTTDSDDVAASAVAPFAIDFSSGSEYTITDLATGTLVATRSYATGGDISYKGFTLVLDGDPVAGDQFVVDSNKDGIGDNGNMLNLVALQDKELMADGSTLGEAYINLVNGVGSKAALAMMSKEALQVVYDQAVAAKDQVSGVSLDQEAGELIRFQQAYQASAQIIQVASKLFDSILSIR, from the coding sequence ATGGCAGATATTCTATCGATCGGAGCAGGCGCAACTCAGTTGTATCGCCAGGCCCTTTCAACCGTCAGTAACAACATTGCCAACCTCAACACCGAAGGCTATTCACGTCAGGTTTCTGAAACCTCAGAGAATGTCCCGAGCCAGCAGGGAACAGTGTTCGTTGGTTCTGGCGCACGCCTGGACAATATTCAACGGGCCTATGATGAGTTTGCCGAGTCGAGCTTGCGCGATAGCGGCAGCAAGCTATCAAATCAGCAGCCGTTGATCGATTACGCCAATCGTGTGGTCGACATTATGGGATCCGAAGCCTCGGGCCTCAGCAGCGCCATGGATAAGTTTTTTGCTGCTGCCAGTGCCTTGAGTGCTGACCCTGCGTCAATTAATTTACGCAGCAGCTTTCTCCGTGATGCAGAGGGTATGGCCTCAAGGTTCCGTGAATTATCTGACCAGTTAAGTGCCGTGGAGCTTGAGACTCGTGAGAGTATAGAGACACAGGTTAACCAGTTAAATAGCCTGTCTGAAAAACTGGCTTTTGTGAACAAAGAGCTAAATAAAAAGCTTAGCCTCAGCAGTCAGCCGCCGATGATGCTCGATCAGCGCGATCAACTCTTGCGTGAGATGTCGGCTGTCACCAAGATCCATGTCACCGAGGCAGTTTCAGGCCAGGTTACAGTGCGTCTCGCCAGCAGTGCCGGCAGCGTAATTACCGATGCCAAGATGCACTACGATCTGGGTACCAGTTTTGACGATAACGATCCTGGTCGAGTTGATCTGATAGTCGAACCCTACGGCGATAGTCGAGTTGCCAGTACCGTCACCAATGGCAAACTCGGTGGGTTGATGAATTTCCGGACCCAGACGCTAGCACCGGCAATGGACAGCTTCGACTTTTTGGCCCAGACATTGGTTGCAGAGGTTAACCAAATTCACAGTGCCGGTCTCGATGGTCGCGGCGAAGCAGGCGGAGACCTATTTGCTATCGACTTGGATTTTATGGTCGCCGCTCCTGCTGGCAACGCCAATGCAGCTATTGCCATAGAGGTGATTGATGGGGAAGAATTTGACAATGCCCCTTTTGAGATCACCTGGAGTAGCGAGCAAAATAGTTGGCTGGTCGAAAATCAGAGCAGTGGCGCCGTAACCGTTGCAGAGCCAGGATTTGCCAGCTTTAGCTATGCAGGACTGTCTATCACAGTGGGCGATCAACCCGTAGACGGCGAAACCTACCGCATTGATGCAAGAGAACGCCCAGCTGGCGGCATGCGCCTTTTGGTTACAGACCCACTGGATGTGGCTGCAGCAGATACCATGCGCGCTATGTCCGATGCAGCCAATATTGGCGAAGCTCGGGTTAGTTTGGAGTATTCGGCAACACCCGCTTTTAATGGCTTCGACTATGGCGACAGCATCCTCAGTCTCGGCAACAATCCAAGCAGTGCAGCCGGTGAAACAGTCAGCGGAAGCTACTTAACACCGGCATTTGTGATTCCCAAAGGTGTCGACAGTGCGGCGCTGATATTGGAAGTCGACTCTGGCAGCGATCTGAGCTTTCAGGTCATGACCAGTGACGGCGTCCATGTGCTCGGGCAGAGCATCGACAGCAGCACCCAGGCCATTTTGATGTCGAGTGATTCTGGTTTCCGTGATGACAGCAGTTACAGCGATTCCTATCTCAATGCGACGGGTTCAGCGGCCTATCTGGGGCTCGACTTAACCTACGGGTTTTTAGCTCGCGATGTAGAGCGTAATGAATGGCGGGTCGACGATAACGGCATTAGTTCTGAGTCCACTACTACTACCCTTAGCGCCACGGCGACATCCGCTGATGTGTTACTGCAAAGCAATGACTCCTCTGTGACTGTCGACCTGATCAGCGCCAATGCGCTAGTGCTAAACGATTACTCCATGGCTGCTCTGGAACTTGAGGCTGGCGCAGTAAGTTCTGCGGTGCTGATGGCCACCTGGATCAATGCCGCAACAGACTCCGCTGGTGTTACCGCCAAAGCAACTAATCTAATAACTATTGAAGAAGACAGTGTCGATTTCACTCAGCAGGTTAATATTAATGGCGTACTGATTGGCGATGGTACGCCTTTGACTTCCGTGCGTGAGCTTGCCAATGCCATCAATGAACAAACCGACAACACTAATGTGATGGCCAATATCACCTATGATGGCAAATTAGAGATAACTAATGCCCGCGGCTATGAGGGGGAAAATATTACCCTCTCTAACCCGGACAGTACTTCCAGTGACAATGCGCTGGGACAGTCCAATAAGATATTTGTCGGCCAGCTGCAGCTCGAAGCAGATCAAGAGATTCGCTTCACCTTTGGTGATGATGGACTACCCAAAGATCTCGCCGTGCTGGGTTTGCGCACCGGCATTTATGTTGAGGGTACAGTCACAGAAGACCTAGCAGTTTTTGTAACAGGCAGTGATAGCGGAAGCGTCGCTGCAGGTTTTTCCACCACCGACAGCGATGACGTCGCTGCGAGTGCCGTGGCACCATTCGCTATTGATTTTTCATCTGGCAGTGAATACACCATCACCGACCTAGCAACCGGTACGTTAGTTGCCACACGCAGTTATGCAACCGGTGGCGACATATCCTACAAAGGATTCACTCTAGTACTGGACGGTGATCCCGTGGCCGGAGACCAATTTGTTGTCGACAGCAATAAAGATGGCATTGGCGACAATGGCAATATGCTCAATCTTGTCGCCCTGCAAGACAAAGAGTTAATGGCTGATGGCAGCACATTAGGTGAAGCCTACATCAACTTGGTTAACGGCGTGGGCAGTAAAGCCGCCCTGGCAATGATGTCAAAAGAGGCGCTACAAGTTGTCTATGATCAGGCCGTTGCAGCGAAAGATCAGGTGTCTGGAGTCAGTCTAGATCAAGAGGCTGGTGAGCTTATTCGGTTCCAGCAAGCCTATCAGGCCTCGGCGCAGATTATCCAAGTCGCCTCCAAGCTGTTTGACTCTATATTAAGTATTCGCTAA
- the fliD gene encoding flagellar filament capping protein FliD: MVDTSTAISTQIMTSLGAGSGVDIVSLARNLTNAEQVPKTAAIQSAIDAAEAQVSAYGLISYQLGLLQSAFEGLNDAKEVTDSYASSTDTAMQFTAFDGTEVDGSYNITVNQLAQEKIMISDEYSSTSAVLSASSFDLSVTVGNTSTATTSITVDTMTPQGVVDAINEESMGVTASLVDTGIDGTNYRIILTGETGSESAFTVTSDPDLGFGDAGNTLQAAQDAQIDFDGLTLTRDSNEFSDVVSGATLTLYETTTSAVTVAVYSDTSTLKTKLEDVVALYNDYRGLMDELTATTIDEDVELSGALQRDLTTARYITDQIRTAILDDSSTASGNVSAFRDIGISIDSKGALTFDETTFDDVIQDSYDDVVTMLTANTNNQSLYSTDGMGLAQDIATIIDGIVDIDGVLATRETNAEATVIDYQDELTVLEARMSAVYDRYLSQFTAMELLTNKLNNVKDYLTGQLEVLSKAYDSD; the protein is encoded by the coding sequence ATGGTCGACACCTCAACAGCTATTTCGACACAAATAATGACATCACTGGGCGCAGGCTCTGGTGTTGATATTGTTTCCCTAGCGCGAAATTTGACCAACGCTGAGCAGGTTCCAAAGACAGCAGCGATTCAGAGTGCCATCGATGCAGCAGAAGCGCAGGTTTCCGCTTATGGGCTAATCTCCTATCAGCTAGGGCTACTCCAAAGCGCTTTTGAAGGTCTTAATGATGCTAAAGAGGTTACGGATAGTTATGCCAGTAGTACTGACACTGCAATGCAGTTCACAGCATTTGACGGTACCGAAGTCGATGGTAGCTACAACATAACAGTCAATCAGTTAGCGCAAGAAAAGATAATGATCTCGGACGAATACAGCTCCACCAGCGCTGTCCTGAGTGCCAGCTCATTTGATCTTTCGGTTACGGTTGGCAATACGTCTACAGCCACTACTTCCATTACAGTCGATACAATGACTCCTCAGGGCGTTGTTGACGCAATTAATGAGGAGAGTATGGGTGTTACAGCCAGTCTGGTTGATACTGGAATTGATGGCACTAACTATCGAATTATTCTGACTGGCGAGACAGGCAGCGAAAGTGCCTTTACAGTCACTTCAGATCCAGATCTCGGCTTCGGGGATGCGGGCAACACGCTGCAAGCGGCTCAGGATGCGCAAATTGATTTTGATGGGCTTACCCTCACTCGAGATAGCAATGAATTCTCTGATGTGGTGAGTGGTGCGACATTAACGCTCTATGAAACCACCACATCAGCGGTAACCGTGGCGGTCTACAGTGACACCTCAACATTGAAAACCAAGCTTGAAGATGTTGTCGCTCTCTATAACGATTATCGCGGTCTCATGGACGAACTCACAGCAACAACCATAGACGAGGATGTAGAGCTGAGTGGCGCATTGCAGCGAGATTTAACCACGGCACGCTATATCACTGACCAGATCAGGACTGCAATACTTGATGATTCCTCAACTGCATCTGGTAACGTATCCGCGTTTAGAGATATTGGTATTAGTATTGATAGTAAAGGTGCTCTGACCTTTGATGAAACTACCTTCGATGACGTAATTCAAGACAGCTATGACGATGTGGTTACCATGCTGACGGCTAATACCAATAACCAAAGCCTCTATAGTACCGACGGCATGGGTTTGGCGCAGGATATAGCTACTATTATTGACGGTATTGTTGACATCGACGGCGTCCTAGCGACCCGAGAAACCAATGCTGAAGCGACAGTGATCGACTATCAAGATGAGCTGACCGTTCTAGAAGCCAGAATGAGCGCAGTGTACGACCGATACTTATCGCAGTTTACCGCCATGGAGCTTCTCACTAACAAGCTCAATAACGTCAAGGACTACCTGACCGGGCAGCTGGAGGTCCTCTCTAAAGCTTATGATTCAGATTAA
- a CDS encoding flagellar basal body L-ring protein FlgH — protein MNLLRAMAISATATLMGACATAPNLMPTAEFAPVQPAPGAPKTEATGAIFNNGMGLFGDLRSYQGGDLKVGDLVTVLLSETTQASRSSDISTSRAATNNVVTQAQKDSVLDKIGRGTGFFSDFKLDGGTVTSDGTGTADQAASLTGSISAMVVEVLSNGNLVILGEKQLALTEGSEFIRVKGIIRPADIQPDNTVLSRRIANAQISYRGTGDLAKASKPGWGTGLIFKFWPF, from the coding sequence ATGAACCTTCTGCGGGCCATGGCAATTAGTGCAACAGCGACCCTGATGGGCGCCTGTGCAACAGCGCCTAATCTGATGCCAACAGCTGAATTTGCCCCGGTACAGCCTGCGCCTGGAGCGCCAAAAACCGAGGCCACCGGCGCCATTTTCAACAATGGCATGGGCCTTTTTGGCGACCTGCGCAGTTATCAGGGTGGCGATCTTAAGGTCGGCGATCTGGTTACCGTACTGCTTAGCGAAACCACTCAGGCATCGCGCAGCAGCGATATTTCTACCAGTCGAGCGGCAACTAATAACGTAGTAACCCAAGCCCAGAAAGACTCGGTGCTAGATAAGATTGGTCGCGGTACCGGCTTCTTTAGCGATTTCAAATTAGATGGCGGCACAGTCACCAGTGACGGTACAGGCACTGCCGATCAAGCCGCCTCATTGACCGGTTCGATTTCGGCCATGGTAGTTGAAGTGCTGAGCAACGGCAATCTGGTGATTCTTGGTGAAAAGCAATTAGCGCTCACCGAAGGCAGTGAATTTATTCGCGTCAAAGGCATTATCCGTCCGGCAGATATTCAGCCTGACAACACTGTTTTGTCACGACGTATTGCCAATGCACAAATTTCTTATCGTGGTACAGGTGATTTAGCCAAGGCGTCAAAGCCGGGCTGGGGCACAGGACTTATTTTTAAATTCTGGCCGTTTTAA